In the genome of Actinomycetota bacterium, the window AGACGGCGTCGCGGAGCGGGCCGGAACGGTCGGTCATGGGGTCTCCTTCGTGCGCGGCGGTGGTCGGGACGCAATGGAACAAGGTCGGGCCCGGGCGACGCCAATCGGGCATCGCCTCGGCGCCGCCGTCGCACGTCCCTTCGCCCGTGCCGGCGCTCGCGTCCCGCCCCTCGACGCTTGTAGTTTCGCGGTGCCGGCAGCCAGGAGCGAACAACGTGGATGGCAGGGAGACTCTGTGGAGGGCGTTGGGGACGGCGGCGGCGATCGCGGCCGCTGCACTCGTCCGCAACGCAGCGACCGCTGCGTGGAAGCGCACCCGGGACGTCGACCCCCCGGCGAACCCCGCGTCGCCGTACACGCGGTGGAGCGAGGCGATCGCGTGGGCCGCGCTGACCGGGATGCTGGTCGGAGTCGCCCGGATGCTGGCGTCGCGGGGCGCAGCGGAGGGTTGGCGCCGCGCCACCGGCGTCTACCCGCCGGGACTGGAGGAGGTGGCCTGACCGGGTGCCGGCGCGCCTCGTGACGGCCCGCCTCGTGACGGCGCGGGACGTCGCGGAAGCGCCGACGACGGTCAGCGGGTGGTGGGCCGGCCGATGCCCACCAGGTCGGAGCGGTGCACCGTGCGGTCGTTGATCCGGACGCGCTCACCGCTGTAGGGCGCCTCCACGACCTTGCCGTTGCCGATGTAGAGCGCGACGTGGTGGATCGGGCTGCCGAAGAACATCAGGTCACCGGGTCGCAGGTCCGAGCGAGGCACGCGTGCGGTCACCTGGTACTGCATCCGTGAGCTGTGTGGCAGCGCCACCCCCGCTTTGGCCCACGCCCACTTCGTCAGGCCGGAGCAGTCGTAGGCGTCAGGGCCTTCCGCTCCCCACCGGTAGGGCTTGCCGACCTGCGACAGCGCCGCGTCGACCGCGGTCTGCGCCCGGTCGCCCGCCGGCGGTGGCGGATCTCGAGGCTCGGACCGGGTGGGGGGAGCCGGCGGGGTGGTGGCGCGTGTCGTCTCGGTGGCCCGTCGAGCCGCCTCGCGAGCCGCTGCCTGGGCCCGCTGGTGTGCCTGGTGCGCGATCCGTTCGCGCTCCACTCGCTCGCGCTCGGCACGTTCGCGGGCTTCGCGCTCGGACCGCTGTCGTGCGAGCCGTTCCTCCTCGACCCGGACCGCCTCGGCGTGGGCGTCCTCGGCGTCCGCGACGGCCTGGCGCAACTGCTCCACCTCTCCGCGTTGCGTCGCCAGCAAGCCCTCCACACGGTTGCGCTCCCCCGCCAGCGACCGTTCCGCCGCGGCGGCTTCGGCCCGGACGGTCTCCAACCGCGCCAAGTGCGCCGCCCGGACGCGACGGTCGCCCCGGAGCGCGTCGACCACCGACAGCTGCGCCTGAGCGGCCGACCGCAGCAGCGTCAACCGGGTCTGGGCCTCCGCCGCGTCACCGGCGTCCAGAACGACCGCGATCTGGTGGGTGAGCCCCTGCCGGTACAGACGCCGAGCGAACCCGTCCGCCAGGTCCTGGCGCTCCTGCATCGCGGTCTCGAGGTGCTGGATCTCGGCCACGACCTCCGCCATCTGGCGGCGGACCGCGGTGAGCCGCTCGTTGGCTTCGTTGTAGGACTCGACCGCCAGCTCCGCCGCGCGGGCCAGCTCGTCGAGCCGGTGCGCCGCCCGACTGGCGGCGCGGCGGGTCTCGTCCACCCGCCCCTCGGTGTCCTGCACCCTCTGCGGGTCAGCGCCAACGGGGACGACCGAGCCGGCCATCACCACCGCGGCGAGCGCGACCGAAACCGCCACGCATCGGTTGCCGCCCCGCGCCATCCGCCCCACCGTCCGTCGGCGCCCCTCGGGGAGACTAACGGGTCCGCGCTGGCGCTCCGAAGCTCCTAGACCGGTGGCCGAAGAACGCGCGGTAGCCTCGCCGCCAGCGAGGGTCCATCCAGTGGGGGTCGGTACTGACACAGGTCGTCCTCATCCTCGTGGTCCTCGCCCCATCGGTGATCCTCCACGAGGTCTCGCACGGCGCGGTGGCGTTGGCCTTCGGCGACGACACGGCCAAGAGGGCGGGGCGGCTCACGCTCAACCCGGTCAAGCACATCGATCCGTTCGGGACGGTCCTGCTTCCGCTCCTGCTGGCGGTCACCACCGGAGCCGCGTTCGGCTACGCCAAACCGGTTCCCGTCAACGCCGCACGGATGCGACGCCCGCGCGACCACGGGCTCGTGGTCAGCCTGGCGGGACCGGCCGTGAACATCGTCCTGGCGGTGGCCGCGGCGCTCGTCCTGCGTGCGCTGCTCACCAACCCGGCACTGGCGGGGATGCGCCAAGGTGATGCGCTGCTGCAGGCGGTCTATGCCTTCGGCTGGATCAACGTGATCCTCGCCGCGTTCAACCTCATCCCCCTCCCGCCGCTGGACGGCTCGGCTGTGATCGAACGTTTCCTGCCGCGCCGCTGGTTGCCGGCGTGGGCGCGGCTCCGGTCGTACTCCATGGGTTTGCTGCTGATCGTGGTCCTGCTGCTGCCGGGTGCGCTCAGTCGCGTCTTCGGCGTGGCGTTGGAGCTGTGGCAGCTGCTGCTGTGACACGCTCACCGGGGTTCCGCCGGTAGCGTCCCCGCATGTTGCCGCCGTCTCTCCGCCTCCGCCACGCCGCCGTCGCCGTGTTGATCGCCGCCGCCGTGGTCACCGGCTGCCTGCCGGGATCCCCCGAGGGTGCGCCTGCTGGCACGCCACAGGCGTCGCCGTCCGACACGAACTCGGGCGCCGACGGGGAGCCGGCCGTGTCGCCGTCGGCGACGGATACGGCTGGGCACGGGCCGGCCGGACCGCCACCGACCCCCGACGAGGTGATGGGAGCCGATCCGTCGACCAGCACACGACCATCCTGGCTCGGCACGCGAGTGCTGCCGCTGCGCGCGGATGGCTTCGGCGAGGTCCAACCGACGCCGCCTGAGCTCCGCGACCGCCGGTTCCCGCCCCCCGAGGGCGTCCCGCGGGCCGAGACCGACCGCTTCGTGGCCACCATCAGCGACGTGCCCGAGGAGGTCGTGGCGCGCTCGACGTGGTCGCCGACATGTCCGGTCGCCGTGTCGGAACTGCGCTACGTCACGCTGTCGTTCTGGGGGTTCGACGGGCGGGCGTACCGCGGGGAGCTGCTGGTCCACGCCTCCGCAGCGCAGCCCGTTGTCACCGTCTTCGAGCGGCTGTTCGAGGCTGGCTTCCCGATCGAAGAGATGCGCGTGGTGTCCCGCGACGAGGTCGACGCGCCCCCCACCGGGGACGGCAACAACACCACGGCGTTCGTGTGCCGGCCCGCCCGTGGGGCGACCTCTTGGTCGGAGCACGCCTACGGCCTGGCGGTCGACATCAACCCGTTCCACAACCCGTACGTCAAGGGCGACCTGGTCCTGTCGGAACTCGCGTCCGCCTACACCGACCGCGGCTGGGAGCGGCCGGGGATGATCGTCGCCGGCGACGTCGTGACCGAGGCGTTCGCCGCGATCGGCTGGGGTTGGGGCGGCGACTGGCGTACGAGCGTCGACTGGATGCACTTCTCGCGCAGCGGTCGCTGAAGCGGCGGCAGGAGCCGTCAGATCTGGTGGTCGATCAGGGCGGTCAGCCGCTCCAGTG includes:
- a CDS encoding site-2 protease family protein; amino-acid sequence: MILHEVSHGAVALAFGDDTAKRAGRLTLNPVKHIDPFGTVLLPLLLAVTTGAAFGYAKPVPVNAARMRRPRDHGLVVSLAGPAVNIVLAVAAALVLRALLTNPALAGMRQGDALLQAVYAFGWINVILAAFNLIPLPPLDGSAVIERFLPRRWLPAWARLRSYSMGLLLIVVLLLPGALSRVFGVALELWQLLL
- a CDS encoding M15 family metallopeptidase, with the protein product MGADPSTSTRPSWLGTRVLPLRADGFGEVQPTPPELRDRRFPPPEGVPRAETDRFVATISDVPEEVVARSTWSPTCPVAVSELRYVTLSFWGFDGRAYRGELLVHASAAQPVVTVFERLFEAGFPIEEMRVVSRDEVDAPPTGDGNNTTAFVCRPARGATSWSEHAYGLAVDINPFHNPYVKGDLVLSELASAYTDRGWERPGMIVAGDVVTEAFAAIGWGWGGDWRTSVDWMHFSRSGR
- a CDS encoding DUF4235 domain-containing protein, whose amino-acid sequence is MDGRETLWRALGTAAAIAAAALVRNAATAAWKRTRDVDPPANPASPYTRWSEAIAWAALTGMLVGVARMLASRGAAEGWRRATGVYPPGLEEVA
- a CDS encoding NlpC/P60 family protein, producing the protein MARGGNRCVAVSVALAAVVMAGSVVPVGADPQRVQDTEGRVDETRRAASRAAHRLDELARAAELAVESYNEANERLTAVRRQMAEVVAEIQHLETAMQERQDLADGFARRLYRQGLTHQIAVVLDAGDAAEAQTRLTLLRSAAQAQLSVVDALRGDRRVRAAHLARLETVRAEAAAAERSLAGERNRVEGLLATQRGEVEQLRQAVADAEDAHAEAVRVEEERLARQRSEREARERAERERVERERIAHQAHQRAQAAAREAARRATETTRATTPPAPPTRSEPRDPPPPAGDRAQTAVDAALSQVGKPYRWGAEGPDAYDCSGLTKWAWAKAGVALPHSSRMQYQVTARVPRSDLRPGDLMFFGSPIHHVALYIGNGKVVEAPYSGERVRINDRTVHRSDLVGIGRPTTR